In Thermococcus gorgonarius, the genomic window CCGTTCTAATCCACCGATGTTACCAGCATACTTCACGTAGATTCTCATAGTTCATCGCCTCATCTTGATTAAGTAACGGTTTTAACTTCGGGGTACTTCTCCTGTAAGACAGTAACGACATGCTTGCGGGGGTTGTTGAGGAGCCACACTAGCTCGTGTCCTTTGTTGAGGTTGTGAACATACTTGAAGAGTGTGAGGGCGTTGTCAGAGACGTCTGGTGTGGAGTAGAAGATTAT contains:
- a CDS encoding CDP-glycerol glycerophosphotransferase family protein produces the protein MNRVKLQFLASRITSLANTIPKDENRIIFYSTPDVSDNALTLFKYVHNLNKGHELVWLLNNPRKHVVTVLQEKYPEVKTVT